One part of the Eucalyptus grandis isolate ANBG69807.140 chromosome 10, ASM1654582v1, whole genome shotgun sequence genome encodes these proteins:
- the LOC104422368 gene encoding phosphoinositide phospholipase C 2 — protein MSSTMRSRSRLRSRILRESRRPFRFQICCCRRDFYFREVRPPSDVQLLFGQYSENGTMTIEHLRRFLVEYQKLKDATREDAMSILHSLRHHIMYRKELNVDHFFRYLLSDHNPPMAPSLGVHHDMNAPLAHYYMYTGHNSYLTGNQLSSDSSSEPIIKALKKGVRVIELDLWPDSGGNKVKVSHGNTLTSPVDLNRCLSATRDYAFIASEFPVVITFEDHLTPRLQAKVAKMVTKTFESKLHQPGTDQLAEFPSPESLKKKILISTKPPKEHLERQSSMEKEYDSAQSEELSDKEGSDQDDEEKNVFPEYKHLIAIRAGKPKGRLTNSLRIDTSKVRRLSLSEQELEEISQKHGQDLVRFTQKNLLRIYPKGTRFDSSNYDPLLGWMHGAQMVAFNMQGYGKYLWIMEGMFKANGRCGYVKKPDFLLDKDHIFDPAKPLPVKTNLKVTVYLGEGWHLDFKATHFDQFSPPDFFVRVGIAGVPDDTVMKRTEAMEDDWTPVWNEEFEFPLRVPELAILRIEALEFDTTRHHDFGGQMCVPVSELRTGIRAVPLHGRKGIKYPSVKLLMRFEFEEPDSEVENEVENDS, from the exons ATGTCATCCACGATGCGGTCGCGGTCGCGGTTGCGGTCACGAATTTTGAGAGAGTCGAGACGGCCTTTCCGTTTCCAGATCTGTTGTTGTAGAAGAGACTTCTATTTCAGGGAGGTCAGACCTCCCAGTGATGTCCAGCTACTGTTTGGGCAGTACTCCGAAAATGGCACGATGACCATCGAGCACTTACGGAGATTTCTTGTTGAATACCAAAAGTTAAAGGATGCGACCAGAGAGGATGCAATGTCAATCTTACACAGCCTTAggcatcatatcatgtatagGAAGGAACTGAATGTTGACCACTTCTTCCGGTATCTCCTCAGTGATCATAACCCTCCAATGGCACCATCACTTGGG GTGCACCATGACATGAATGCTCCCCTTGCTCATTACTATATGTATACAGGCCACAACTCCTACTTAACTGGGAATCAGCTAAGCAGCGACAGCAGCTCTGAACCGATCATTAAGGCTCTAAAGAAAGGTGTAAGAGTAATCGAATTGGATCTGTGGCCAGATTCCGGAggaaacaaagtaaaagtctctCATGGAAA TACACTCACTTCTCCGGTCGATCTCAACAGATGTCTAAGTGCCACCAGGGATTATGCTTTTATTGCATCTGAGTTCCCCGTCGTGATAACCTTTGAAGACCATCTAACCCCACGTCTTCAAGCTAAGGTGGCCAAG ATGGTCACGAAGACCTTTGAATCGAAGCTGCATCAACCAGGTACAGACCAACTAGCAGAATTCCCATCACCAGAATCACTTAAAAAGAAGATCCTGATTTCAACAAAACCTCCGAAAGAGCACCTTGAACGTCAGAGCAGCATGGAAAAAGAATACGACAGCGCACAG TCCGAGGAGCTTTCAGACAAAGAAGGTAGCGACCAGGACGATGAAGAGAAGAATGTATTCCCCGAGTACAAGCATCTCATTGCCATCCGCGCTGGAAAGCCAAAGGGCAGACTCACGAATAGTCTAAGGATTGATACGAGTAAAGTTCGACGCCTTAGCTTGAGCGAACAAGAGCTTGAGGAGATATCACAGAAACATGGACAAGATCTTGTGAG GTTCACTCAAAAGAATCTGTTGAGGATATACCCTAAGGGTACTCGTTTCGATTCGTCCAATTACGATCCTCTGCTCGGGTGGATGCACGGAGCTCAAATGGTTGCATTTAACATGCAG GGATATGGGAAGTATCTGTGGATTATGGAAGGAATGTTCAAAGCCAATGGTCGGTGCGGTTACGTCAAAAAACCGGATTTTCTATTGGATAAAGACCATATTTTCGATCCTGCAAAGCCATTACCGGTTAAGACGAACTTGAAG GTGACAGTGTACTTGGGAGAAGGGTGGCATCTGGATTTCAAAGCAACTCATTTCGATCAATTCTCGCCACCTGATTTCTTCGTGAGG GTTGGAATTGCAGGAGTTCCGGATGATACAGTCATGAAGAGGACCGAAGCAATGGAGGATGACTGGACACCAGTGTGGAACGAGGAGTTCGAGTTCCCGCTCAGGGTTCCCGAGCTGGCCATCCTCAGGATCGAGGCCCTAGAGTTCGACACAACCAGACACCACGACTTTGGCGGTCAGATGTGCGTGCCCGTGTCGGAGCTGAGAACAGGGATCAGAGCAGTTCCTTTGCACGGCCGTAAGGGGATAAAATACCCATCGGTGAAGCTGCTTATGCGGTTCGAATTCGAGGAACCTGATTCTGAAGtggaaaatgaagtggaaaatgaCAGTTGA